One Flavobacterium sp. 90 DNA segment encodes these proteins:
- the araA gene encoding L-arabinose isomerase, with translation MIDISQKEVWFVVGSQELYGEETLRKVAEHSQIIAKGLDASSSIPVKVVYKDVVKSPSQILDVCLAANSEKNCIGIIAWMHTFSPAKMWIGGLSILKKPLCHLHTQYNAEIPWGSIDMDFMNLNQSAHGDREFGFIMSRMRKKRKVVVGHWEDPRVLNKLGVWTRVALGWDELQNLKVARIGDNMREVAVTEGDKVEAQIRFGMSVNGFDSSDVTKHIEKVTEQQLNDLLAVYESSYSLTDALKEGGAQRSSLVEAAKIELGLRAFLEEGGFGAFTDTFENLGAWKQLPGIATQRLMADGYGFGGEGDWKTAAMVRALKVMNVGLEGGTSFMEDYTYHFTPQKSYVLGSHMLEICPSIADAKPSCEVHPLGIGGKEDPARLVFNSPAGDAINVSLIDLGNRFRLIVNEVEAIKPLADLPKLPVARVLWDCKPNLDIAATAWILAGGAHHTVYSQAITTEYMEDFADIAGIELLVIDEKTTVREFKDKINANEAYFHLFQHGL, from the coding sequence ATGATTGACATTTCTCAAAAAGAAGTTTGGTTTGTAGTAGGAAGCCAGGAATTATACGGTGAAGAAACACTAAGAAAAGTAGCTGAACATTCACAAATCATTGCAAAAGGATTAGACGCATCATCTAGTATTCCGGTAAAAGTGGTTTATAAAGATGTGGTAAAATCTCCATCTCAAATATTAGATGTTTGTTTGGCTGCGAATTCAGAGAAAAACTGTATTGGGATTATTGCCTGGATGCATACTTTTTCACCAGCAAAAATGTGGATTGGCGGATTAAGTATTCTAAAGAAACCATTATGCCATTTACACACACAATATAATGCTGAAATTCCGTGGGGAAGTATCGACATGGATTTCATGAACCTGAATCAATCGGCACACGGAGATCGTGAGTTTGGTTTTATCATGTCTAGAATGCGTAAAAAACGTAAAGTAGTTGTTGGACATTGGGAAGATCCTCGTGTTTTGAACAAACTTGGTGTTTGGACAAGAGTAGCTTTAGGTTGGGATGAACTTCAGAACTTAAAAGTAGCTCGTATTGGAGACAATATGCGTGAAGTTGCCGTTACAGAAGGCGATAAAGTTGAGGCTCAGATTCGTTTCGGAATGTCGGTTAATGGATTTGATTCATCAGATGTGACGAAGCATATCGAGAAAGTTACGGAGCAACAATTGAATGATTTATTGGCAGTTTACGAATCTTCTTATTCTTTAACAGATGCTTTAAAAGAAGGCGGAGCACAAAGAAGTTCACTAGTTGAAGCAGCAAAAATAGAATTAGGTTTAAGAGCTTTCCTTGAAGAAGGAGGTTTTGGAGCTTTTACAGATACATTTGAAAATCTTGGAGCTTGGAAACAATTGCCGGGAATTGCAACACAAAGATTGATGGCAGATGGTTACGGTTTTGGTGGAGAAGGTGATTGGAAAACCGCTGCAATGGTTCGTGCATTAAAAGTAATGAATGTTGGTCTTGAAGGAGGAACATCTTTCATGGAAGATTATACTTATCATTTTACACCTCAAAAATCATATGTTTTAGGATCGCATATGTTAGAAATTTGTCCATCTATTGCAGATGCAAAACCTTCGTGCGAAGTGCATCCGTTAGGAATTGGCGGAAAAGAAGATCCTGCACGTTTGGTGTTTAATTCACCTGCCGGAGATGCAATCAATGTGTCATTAATAGATTTAGGGAATCGTTTCCGTTTAATTGTAAACGAAGTTGAAGCTATTAAACCATTGGCAGATTTACCAAAATTACCGGTTGCAAGAGTTTTATGGGATTGTAAACCAAACCTTGATATCGCAGCAACAGCTTGGATTCTTGCCGGAGGAGCGCATCACACGGTTTACAGCCAGGCAATCACAACAGAATACATGGAAGATTTTGCTGATATCGCTGGAATCGAATTATTGGTTATTGACGAAAAAACTACTGTAAGAGAGTTTAAAGATAAAATCAATGCAAACGAAGCTTATTTTCATTTGTTTCAACACGGACTTTAA
- a CDS encoding L-ribulose-5-phosphate 4-epimerase: MSSLYKDLKQECYEANMQLNALNLVVYTFGNVSAVDRENGVFAIKPSGVPYEDLKLEDIVIVDFDNNIIEGTMRPSSDTKTHAYLYKNWPNIGGVAHTHATYSVAWAQSQRDIPIFGTTHADHLTADIPCAPPMADALIEGNYEHNTGIQILDCFKEKNLSYEEVEMILIGNHGPFAWGKNAAKAVYNSKVLEVVAEMAYLTLQINPNAPRLKDSLIKKHYNRKHGKDSYYGQ, translated from the coding sequence ATGAGTTCTCTTTATAAAGATTTAAAACAGGAATGTTATGAAGCCAATATGCAGTTAAATGCATTGAATTTGGTTGTATATACATTCGGGAATGTGAGTGCTGTTGATAGAGAAAATGGTGTTTTTGCCATTAAACCAAGTGGTGTTCCGTACGAAGATTTAAAACTTGAAGATATTGTAATTGTAGATTTTGATAATAATATTATTGAAGGAACAATGCGTCCGTCATCAGACACTAAAACGCATGCATACCTATATAAAAACTGGCCAAATATTGGAGGCGTTGCGCATACACATGCAACGTACTCTGTGGCTTGGGCGCAATCGCAACGTGATATTCCTATTTTCGGAACCACGCATGCAGATCATTTAACGGCTGATATTCCGTGTGCGCCACCGATGGCAGATGCACTTATAGAAGGAAACTACGAACACAATACCGGAATTCAGATTTTGGATTGTTTCAAAGAAAAAAATCTTTCTTATGAAGAAGTAGAAATGATTTTGATTGGAAATCACGGTCCATTTGCTTGGGGAAAAAATGCTGCAAAAGCCGTTTATAACAGTAAAGTTTTGGAAGTAGTTGCTGAAATGGCATACCTGACTTTACAAATAAATCCAAACGCACCAAGATTAAAAGATTCCCTTATAAAGAAACATTACAATCGTAAACACGGAAAAGATTCGTATTACGGGCAGTAA
- a CDS encoding ribulokinase — MKNYVIGLDYGTDSVRAMLIDTENGQELASNVSHYKRWKNKQYCDASINQFRQHPLDHIEGLEITIQTVIKESKVDPSLIKGICIDTTGSSPVPVTKDGIPLALTKGFEENPNAMMVLWKDHTSINEANEINELAVSWGGENVTKYVGGIYSSEWFWAKILHIAREDEAVRNAAYTWMEHCDLMTYLLIEDKDLKTFKRSRCAAGHKAMWHEDWNGLPPVEFLEKLHPYLAQLRGNLYDETYTSDLVAGNLSKEWADRLGLSTETIVAVGTFDAHSGAVGAKIGENTLVRVMGTSTCDILVGSYDEVGTKTVRGICGQVDGSVIPGFIGLEAGQSAFGDLLAWYKELLLWPTDHLLTASTVLNDAQKEQLREEFSDKLIVELTKEAEKIPVSDSLPIALDWINGRRTPDANQELKSAISNLSLGTKAPHIFKALVNAICFGAKKIVDRFEEEGVKIDSVIGIGGVARKSPFIMQTLANVLNKPIKIAASDQTPALGAAIYAAVAAGIYPNVIEASQKIGSDFDGEYFPQLDKVAAYHKLLLAYDQLSAYEDPTIKTSQHEFSL; from the coding sequence ATGAAAAATTACGTTATAGGATTGGACTACGGAACAGATTCAGTTCGAGCGATGCTAATAGATACTGAAAATGGGCAAGAGTTGGCATCAAATGTTTCTCATTATAAAAGATGGAAAAACAAGCAATATTGTGATGCGTCGATAAATCAATTTCGCCAACATCCTTTAGATCATATTGAAGGTTTGGAGATTACGATTCAGACTGTTATAAAAGAGAGTAAAGTTGATCCTTCGTTAATAAAAGGAATCTGTATTGATACAACCGGATCTTCTCCGGTTCCTGTTACGAAAGACGGAATTCCGTTGGCATTGACAAAAGGTTTTGAGGAAAACCCAAATGCGATGATGGTGCTTTGGAAAGATCATACTTCGATAAATGAAGCAAACGAAATCAACGAATTGGCGGTAAGCTGGGGCGGAGAAAATGTAACCAAGTATGTAGGTGGAATTTATTCATCAGAATGGTTTTGGGCAAAAATTCTGCACATTGCAAGAGAAGATGAAGCGGTGAGAAATGCAGCATATACGTGGATGGAACATTGCGATTTAATGACGTATTTATTAATCGAAGATAAAGATTTAAAAACCTTCAAAAGAAGCCGTTGCGCTGCAGGTCATAAAGCAATGTGGCACGAAGACTGGAACGGACTTCCTCCGGTTGAATTCTTAGAAAAATTACATCCTTATTTAGCTCAACTTCGTGGTAATTTATATGATGAAACATATACATCAGATTTAGTTGCCGGAAATTTAAGCAAAGAATGGGCAGATCGTTTAGGACTTTCGACAGAAACAATTGTAGCTGTAGGAACTTTCGATGCACATTCCGGAGCTGTTGGTGCTAAGATTGGAGAAAATACTTTGGTTCGTGTTATGGGAACTTCAACCTGCGATATTTTGGTTGGTTCTTACGATGAAGTTGGAACAAAAACCGTTCGCGGAATCTGCGGACAAGTTGATGGTTCTGTAATTCCAGGATTTATTGGTTTAGAAGCGGGACAATCTGCTTTTGGAGATTTATTGGCTTGGTACAAAGAATTATTGCTTTGGCCAACAGATCATTTATTAACAGCTTCAACTGTTTTAAATGACGCTCAAAAAGAACAATTAAGAGAAGAATTCAGCGATAAATTAATTGTAGAATTAACAAAAGAAGCAGAGAAAATTCCGGTTTCAGACAGTCTTCCAATTGCTTTAGACTGGATCAACGGAAGAAGAACTCCAGATGCCAATCAGGAATTAAAAAGTGCGATTTCGAATCTTTCTTTAGGAACAAAAGCGCCGCATATTTTCAAAGCTCTAGTAAACGCTATTTGTTTTGGAGCAAAGAAAATCGTGGATCGTTTTGAAGAAGAAGGTGTAAAAATTGACAGCGTTATCGGAATTGGTGGCGTTGCAAGAAAATCTCCTTTTATCATGCAAACATTGGCAAATGTTTTAAACAAGCCAATTAAAATTGCAGCTTCAGATCAGACGCCGGCTTTAGGAGCGGCGATTTATGCGGCAGTTGCAGCAGGAATTTATCCAAATGTAATCGAAGCAAGTCAAAAAATTGGAAGTGATTTTGACGGAGAATATTTCCCTCAATTAGACAAAGTAGCGGCTTATCATAAACTGCTTTTGGCATATGATCAATTAAGTGCTTACGAAGATCCAACTATTAAAACATCGCAACATGAGTTCTCTTTATAA
- a CDS encoding alpha-L-arabinofuranosidase C-terminal domain-containing protein, translating into MKSNLITKITLCGLLLNGFYASAQKNNLQVDVAKTVTKIQPTMYGVFFEDINFAADGGLYAEMIKNRSFEFLFPMMGWQEPNSDRHKLNEQSGIANVIQYSKQGTNHNYCRVTVNNASGYELINEGFRGMGIKKDLKYNLTLKASKLSGNISKIKIQFIDKDNKVLGETSIVPTSKDWGNYTAQLTSNATEAKAKLKITFEGTGVIDLDNISLFPEDTWKGRKNGMRADLVQLLYDLKPGFLRFPGGCIVEGRTLAERYQWKKSVGKVEERETAVNRWNMEFAHRPAPDYFQSFGLGFFEYFQLSEDIGASPLPILSCGMACQFNTGQLVPMDQLDPYVQDALDLIEFANGDQTTAWGKVRADMGHPKPFNLKHIGVGNEQWGPDYIERFKVFQKAIKEKYPNITIVSGTGPFPDGDYFDYGMKELKKLNAEIVDEHYYKDPAWFRKNVTRYDNYDRKGPKIFAGEYAAQSVAIASPDNKNNWECAFSEAAFMTGMERNAEVVHLTSYAPLLAHVEGWQWTPDMIWFNNLQSYGTPNYYVQKLFSNNKGTDLINITKDGKAVTGQNDLFASAVKDVNSKEVILKIVNASATAQNASIDVKGAKLDSKGTAVTLKGDGINDENSFDAPTKISPKESEFKVNGSKVQYDFPAYSVTVLKIKMK; encoded by the coding sequence ATGAAGTCCAATTTAATTACCAAAATTACCCTTTGTGGTTTATTGCTGAATGGCTTTTATGCATCGGCACAAAAAAATAATCTTCAGGTTGACGTTGCAAAAACGGTTACCAAAATTCAGCCAACGATGTACGGAGTGTTTTTTGAAGACATCAATTTTGCTGCCGATGGAGGTTTGTATGCCGAAATGATTAAAAACAGATCGTTTGAGTTTCTGTTTCCAATGATGGGCTGGCAAGAACCAAATAGTGATAGACATAAATTGAATGAACAATCAGGAATTGCAAATGTAATTCAGTATTCGAAACAAGGAACCAATCATAATTATTGCAGAGTTACGGTTAATAATGCCAGTGGTTATGAACTGATAAATGAAGGTTTCAGAGGAATGGGAATCAAGAAAGATCTGAAATATAATTTGACTTTAAAAGCTTCAAAATTATCCGGAAACATTTCGAAGATTAAGATTCAGTTTATTGATAAAGACAATAAGGTTTTAGGAGAAACTTCGATTGTTCCAACTTCAAAAGACTGGGGCAATTATACCGCACAGTTAACATCGAATGCGACCGAAGCAAAAGCAAAATTAAAAATCACTTTTGAAGGAACGGGAGTAATTGATTTGGATAATATTTCTTTGTTTCCAGAAGATACCTGGAAAGGGAGAAAAAACGGAATGAGAGCTGATTTAGTACAATTATTATACGATTTAAAACCGGGATTTTTACGTTTTCCGGGAGGCTGTATTGTTGAAGGAAGAACTTTGGCAGAGCGTTATCAGTGGAAAAAATCAGTTGGAAAAGTAGAAGAAAGAGAAACGGCAGTAAACCGTTGGAATATGGAATTTGCGCATCGTCCGGCACCAGATTATTTCCAGAGTTTTGGATTAGGATTCTTCGAATATTTCCAACTTTCTGAAGATATTGGAGCTTCTCCATTGCCAATTTTAAGTTGTGGAATGGCTTGTCAATTCAACACAGGACAATTAGTTCCGATGGATCAATTGGATCCTTATGTGCAAGATGCTTTAGACTTAATTGAATTTGCAAACGGCGATCAAACTACTGCTTGGGGGAAAGTTCGTGCTGATATGGGACATCCAAAACCATTTAATTTAAAACATATTGGAGTTGGAAATGAACAATGGGGACCAGATTATATCGAGCGTTTCAAAGTGTTTCAAAAAGCGATAAAAGAGAAATATCCAAACATCACGATTGTTTCCGGAACTGGACCTTTTCCTGATGGAGATTATTTTGATTACGGCATGAAAGAACTTAAAAAATTGAATGCTGAAATAGTTGACGAACATTATTATAAAGATCCGGCTTGGTTCCGTAAAAATGTAACTCGTTACGACAATTATGACCGTAAAGGGCCAAAGATTTTTGCAGGAGAATATGCAGCGCAAAGTGTAGCGATTGCAAGTCCAGATAATAAAAACAACTGGGAATGTGCTTTTTCTGAAGCTGCTTTTATGACCGGAATGGAGCGAAATGCTGAGGTTGTTCACTTGACTTCTTACGCACCTTTATTGGCTCACGTAGAAGGTTGGCAATGGACGCCGGATATGATTTGGTTCAATAATTTACAATCTTACGGAACGCCAAATTATTATGTTCAGAAATTATTCTCTAATAATAAAGGGACAGATTTAATCAATATTACAAAAGACGGAAAAGCAGTTACAGGACAAAATGATTTGTTTGCATCGGCAGTAAAAGATGTGAATTCTAAAGAAGTAATCCTTAAAATTGTGAATGCTTCTGCAACAGCTCAAAATGCTTCAATTGATGTAAAAGGAGCAAAATTAGATTCAAAAGGAACGGCAGTCACTTTAAAAGGTGACGGAATAAATGATGAAAATTCTTTTGATGCTCCAACGAAAATTAGTCCAAAAGAAAGTGAATTTAAGGTAAATGGAAGCAAGGTTCAATATGATTTTCCGGCATACTCTGTTACCGTTTTGAAAATTAAGATGAAATAA
- a CDS encoding glycoside hydrolase family 127 protein codes for MKKYTFHIITIFMSLLIFVSCKETKNNTVQSTKTSVLKAGYEIEPVNIQNVKLTDSFWLPIIKRVQEVTIAYAIQKCNEEGRFENFLIAGKQKTGEVRGQMPFDDTDVYKIIEGASNTLISAPNPKLEKVLDSLIAIVKIGQEKDGYLTTWRTINPAKPPAPWVPVIEGKRWESLQISHECYNAGHLIEAAVVHYEATGKTNFLEIAIKNADLFVKTFGDGPGQVKGVPGHQIIETGLIKLYQITGKEDYLKLAKYFLDNRGNPNNHKLYGEYAQDHIPVIQQNEAVGHAVRAVYMYAGMTDIAAITKDKGYTDAVNNLWSNMVNKKMYITGGIGSRHDGEAFGDNYELPNLTAYNETCAAIGDVYWNHRLHNLTGKSQYFDVIERTMYNGLISGISLDGKEFFYPNALEADGVFKSNRGSCTRQAWFDCSCCPTNLIRFVPSIPGLIYSKSKEVLYVNLYASNNAAFTLGKTDLQISQQTGYPWNGKVNISVNPKKESQFTIKLRVPGWARNEVLPGDLYSYKKASTQKATINLNGETLAIQPENGYFTITRNWKKGDKINLNFPMEVQEVETNAKVETNKNKVSLEYGPIVYAVEEVDNKNNFDKINVASGDTFKVKKEPNLLQGVNVIENSKFKAIPYYSWSNRGVGKMKVWLDYEK; via the coding sequence ATGAAAAAATATACTTTCCATATCATAACGATTTTCATGTCACTTTTGATTTTTGTTTCCTGCAAAGAAACGAAGAACAATACTGTACAATCGACTAAAACTTCTGTTCTAAAAGCGGGTTACGAAATAGAACCGGTTAACATTCAAAATGTAAAACTGACCGATTCTTTTTGGTTGCCTATTATCAAAAGAGTACAGGAAGTGACGATTGCATATGCCATTCAGAAATGTAATGAAGAAGGACGTTTTGAGAATTTCTTAATCGCCGGAAAACAAAAAACAGGAGAAGTTCGCGGACAAATGCCTTTTGATGATACTGACGTTTATAAGATAATCGAAGGCGCATCAAATACTTTAATTTCTGCACCAAATCCAAAACTTGAAAAAGTATTAGATTCCTTAATTGCCATTGTAAAAATTGGTCAGGAAAAAGATGGTTATTTAACAACGTGGAGAACTATAAATCCTGCAAAACCACCAGCACCTTGGGTTCCTGTAATTGAAGGAAAACGTTGGGAATCCCTGCAAATTAGTCACGAATGTTACAATGCAGGACATTTAATTGAAGCTGCTGTAGTACATTATGAAGCAACAGGAAAAACAAATTTTCTTGAAATTGCGATCAAAAATGCCGATTTGTTTGTGAAAACTTTTGGTGATGGTCCAGGTCAGGTAAAAGGAGTTCCGGGTCATCAGATTATTGAAACGGGTTTGATTAAATTGTATCAAATTACCGGAAAAGAAGATTATTTAAAGTTAGCAAAATACTTTCTGGACAATCGCGGAAATCCTAATAATCATAAATTATATGGCGAATATGCACAAGATCATATTCCGGTAATTCAGCAAAATGAAGCTGTTGGTCACGCCGTTAGAGCTGTTTATATGTATGCAGGAATGACTGATATTGCCGCTATTACCAAAGATAAAGGTTACACGGATGCTGTAAATAATTTGTGGAGCAATATGGTCAACAAAAAAATGTATATCACTGGCGGAATTGGTTCGAGACACGACGGAGAAGCTTTCGGTGACAATTATGAATTACCAAATTTAACGGCTTACAACGAAACTTGTGCTGCAATTGGCGATGTATATTGGAATCACAGATTGCATAATTTGACTGGAAAATCACAATATTTTGATGTGATCGAAAGAACAATGTACAACGGATTAATCTCGGGAATTTCGCTTGACGGAAAAGAATTTTTCTATCCAAATGCTTTAGAAGCCGATGGTGTTTTCAAATCAAACAGAGGATCTTGTACACGTCAGGCTTGGTTTGATTGTTCTTGTTGTCCAACAAACTTAATCCGATTTGTGCCTTCGATTCCGGGACTTATTTATTCGAAATCAAAAGAGGTGCTGTATGTGAATTTGTACGCTTCAAACAACGCAGCTTTTACTTTAGGAAAAACCGATTTACAGATTTCTCAACAAACCGGATATCCTTGGAACGGAAAAGTAAATATTTCGGTTAACCCGAAAAAAGAAAGCCAATTCACAATTAAACTTAGAGTTCCGGGTTGGGCAAGAAATGAAGTTTTGCCGGGAGATTTATATTCTTATAAAAAAGCTTCAACTCAAAAAGCAACTATTAATCTGAACGGAGAAACATTGGCAATTCAGCCAGAAAACGGATATTTCACCATTACCAGAAATTGGAAAAAAGGAGATAAAATCAACCTTAATTTTCCAATGGAAGTTCAGGAAGTTGAAACCAATGCAAAAGTTGAAACCAACAAAAATAAAGTTTCTCTGGAATATGGACCAATCGTTTATGCTGTCGAAGAAGTTGATAACAAAAACAATTTCGATAAAATAAATGTAGCGTCCGGAGATACTTTCAAAGTAAAAAAAGAACCTAATTTATTGCAAGGCGTAAACGTAATCGAAAATTCAAAATTCAAAGCGATTCCGTATTATAGCTGGTCAAACCGCGGAGTTGGGAAGATGAAAGTTTGGTTGGATTATGAGAAGTAA
- a CDS encoding arabinan endo-1,5-alpha-L-arabinosidase: MIYKNIKQAFSILIFLIGSVSFAQEIVVHDPVVIKQKDTYYLYCTGNGISVFSSKDLKNWNPEPQVFKDKPVWADGVAADFKNHIWAPDISLHNNVYYLYYSVSAFAKNTSAIGVATNTTLDPKDKKYKWVDQGIVIQSQPNRDMWNAIDPNLIFDENNTPWLSFGSFWEGLKLVKLNPDLKSIAQPQEWHTISKRKRTFELADSDPGDGALEAPFIFKKNGYYYQFLSWDLCCRGEKSTYKVVVGRSKNVTGPYVDKDGKLLTEGGGSIVVQGDENYFGVGHNSAYTFDGKDYIFYHAYEKKTNGTPRLVVREMLWDADLWPVLK; the protein is encoded by the coding sequence ATGATTTATAAAAACATAAAACAGGCATTTTCTATATTAATCTTCTTGATTGGTTCAGTTTCATTTGCGCAGGAAATAGTCGTTCACGATCCGGTTGTCATCAAACAAAAAGACACTTATTATTTATATTGCACCGGAAATGGAATCAGCGTTTTTAGTTCGAAAGATTTAAAAAACTGGAATCCGGAACCACAGGTTTTCAAAGACAAACCCGTTTGGGCAGATGGCGTTGCGGCAGATTTCAAAAACCACATTTGGGCGCCGGATATTTCGTTGCATAACAATGTATATTATCTGTACTATTCGGTTTCGGCTTTCGCCAAAAATACTTCGGCGATTGGCGTTGCGACCAATACAACTTTAGATCCAAAAGACAAAAAGTACAAATGGGTCGATCAGGGAATTGTCATTCAATCCCAACCAAACCGCGATATGTGGAATGCTATCGATCCGAATTTAATCTTTGATGAAAATAATACTCCTTGGTTATCTTTTGGTTCATTTTGGGAAGGATTGAAATTAGTAAAACTAAATCCCGATTTAAAATCAATTGCTCAGCCACAAGAATGGCATACGATTTCGAAGCGAAAAAGAACCTTCGAATTAGCAGATTCAGACCCTGGAGATGGCGCGCTTGAAGCTCCTTTTATTTTTAAAAAGAATGGATATTATTACCAATTTCTTTCTTGGGATTTATGCTGTCGCGGAGAAAAAAGCACTTATAAAGTGGTTGTTGGAAGATCTAAAAATGTAACCGGACCTTATGTTGATAAAGACGGAAAATTATTGACAGAAGGCGGCGGAAGCATTGTAGTTCAAGGCGATGAAAATTACTTTGGCGTGGGCCATAATAGCGCTTATACATTTGATGGGAAAGATTACATTTTCTATCACGCTTACGAAAAGAAAACCAACGGAACTCCAAGATTAGTAGTTAGAGAAATGCTTTGGGATGCAGATTTGTGGCCCGTTTTAAAATAG
- a CDS encoding glycoside hydrolase family 43 protein: MKKLFTSLFVLLLSIAGTSQSIKTNNPIIKDQYTGDPAALVYKDKVYLYAGHDEAPNDFNFYKMNEWVVYSSSDMKKWESHSVPLKVTDFKWARGDAWASQVIERNGKFYWYVTVHHGSIEGKSIGIAVSDSPTGPFKDALGKALITNDMTKFTDISWDDIDPTVYIDNDGQAYLFWGNTSCHYAKLKENMIELDGPIHHIDLPHFTEAPWIHKHKEWYYLSYAYEFPEKIAYAMSKSIKGPWEFKGILNELAGNSNTNHQSIIDFKGQSYFIYHNGASQPNGGSFRRSVCVDKLYYNKDGTMKRVIMTSEGIQ; encoded by the coding sequence ATGAAAAAGTTATTTACAAGTTTATTTGTTTTGCTTTTATCGATTGCGGGAACTTCCCAATCGATAAAGACAAATAATCCAATAATAAAAGATCAATATACAGGAGATCCTGCGGCATTGGTTTACAAAGACAAAGTGTATTTATATGCCGGTCATGACGAAGCGCCAAACGATTTTAATTTTTATAAAATGAATGAATGGGTGGTGTATTCTTCATCAGATATGAAAAAATGGGAATCACATTCTGTACCTTTAAAAGTAACCGATTTTAAATGGGCAAGAGGCGATGCGTGGGCTTCTCAGGTAATCGAAAGAAACGGAAAATTCTATTGGTACGTAACCGTTCATCACGGATCTATAGAAGGAAAATCAATTGGAATTGCGGTTTCGGACAGTCCAACCGGACCTTTTAAAGATGCTTTAGGAAAGGCCTTGATTACAAACGACATGACCAAATTTACCGACATAAGCTGGGACGATATCGATCCAACGGTTTATATCGATAACGATGGACAAGCTTATTTGTTTTGGGGAAATACTTCTTGCCATTATGCCAAATTAAAAGAAAATATGATCGAACTTGACGGACCAATTCATCATATAGATTTACCACATTTTACCGAAGCGCCTTGGATTCATAAACACAAAGAATGGTATTATTTATCCTATGCGTATGAGTTTCCGGAGAAAATTGCCTACGCGATGAGTAAATCGATTAAAGGACCTTGGGAGTTTAAAGGAATCCTGAATGAATTAGCAGGAAACAGCAATACAAACCATCAATCGATAATAGATTTTAAGGGACAATCGTATTTTATTTATCATAACGGAGCATCACAACCAAACGGAGGAAGTTTTAGAAGATCTGTTTGTGTAGACAAATTATATTATAACAAAGACGGAACAATGAAACGAGTGATTATGACATCTGAGGGAATTCAGTAG